CGGCTGTAAGCGCGGAGCATGCAGCCCTGATCGGTCATCTTGATATCTGTCGTCCATTCGCGAACGAAGTTGATCAGCTTGCTGGCGTATTTGCGCCCTTGGCTGTCTTGACGGTCCTTACGGTGTCCGCCAATTGCGTCATAACCCTGGTCAAACAATGCAAGGAGCTTGGGAACTTCCTCGGGTGGGTTTTGAAGGTCGGCGTCCAGTGTTACAATGACTTCGCCGCGCACACGTTCGAATGCTGCCATGATCGCCATATGCTGGCCGTAGTTGCCGTTGAAATCGATAACGCGAACTTGCTTGGGCCGTGCCTGGTAGAACTCTGCTAAAATCTTACCTGAGTTATCAACCGAGCCATCGTTTGTAAATATAACTTCCCATGGGCGTCCCACCTCGTCCATGGTTTTGGATAGCCTCTCGAACAGAGGCCGCAAATTATCCTCTTCGTTGTAAACAGGGATGACTACGGAACAGTAGATCTTACTCATTTTAAAAAGATATTAGGTCAAGACTGCCCTCAGTTAGAAGGAAAAACGATGGAATCTTTTTAGCCACAAAGAGGCACAAGAATACACAAAAAGCGATTAAGGCATCCCGGGATGAATCGAATTTCATTTTTGTGTTTTTTCGTGCCTCTTTGTGGCCAAAAACTGGTGTGGCGTTTGTTTTATTGGAGAAACAAAAAAGCTGCCCCGGATTGGGACAGCTTTTGTAAAAATCAATTTGAAGGTAAATCCCAACGGGATGTTACTTCTTTGCGTTTTCAGGCTGAGTGTTCACGAAAGAATACTCGCGAAGCAGGTCAGTCAGAGCAATCGCTTCCTTGGGCATTTCCACGGTGCTGCCGAGGATCTGCTTAGCAGTGATACCTTCCTTGTCATACTCTGCATCGTTGAGTGTCTTGTCGTAAACGAGGCTGCCACCACTGATCTGCACACCGACGCTGAGTCCCTTGCGGGTGTCATAGACGAGAACATCGGCATCCTGCCAGGTGTTGAGCCCTACCTGTCCGCCAACAGGGCCAGCTTCTGCGTTTAGACCTACGCCCCACTGGAACTTCTGCTTATAGAGCATATCGGCCGCCTTTGGATTCATGAACAAGGCGACGATGTCGGACTGGTTTGCTGCCAGCTGAATGCCGAGGCTGCCTGAGCCAACTTTGTAGAAGGCTGGAGGGCTCCAGTTGTCGACGTTGTTCTTGGTCGCAATACCTTCACCTTCGGCGGCGCCGATTCCAATCGCGCCACGAGTCATGCGAACAATAAGAACCGCATCCGCTTCAGCGAGAATTTCGTCCGGAATACGGCGCTTGGGATTGGCCTGATTCGCAACGAAAATATCTTTCGACTGAGTGAGGATTTTTCCGGTTGTGTCAGCCTTCTTATGAGCGGCCTTGGTCATGTCAGCAGAAGCTTCGCCTTTTGGCGCAGTTGCCTCAGCCAGCAGGCCAGTTGATAGAGCGATAATAGCCCCTAGTGTAATTAAGGTGGTTTTCATAATATAGATTTATAGGTTGAGCGTATATGAGGAAAGCCATTTGCTTTTATTCCGCAAGGCTAATACTGCCCCTTAAATATAGGGTATTTTTCTTAATATGGCGACACACAGCGAATTGATCCAGACGGAGCGCAATGCAATAAAATACAGTGTTTGGGGCAATCTCGTTATGGGGTTGTTGGGGCTGGGTTTTGCTGCGGCATCGCACTCTTATGCGGTGCTGTTGGATAGTGTATATTCACTGGTCAGCTTCACTGCCTCGCTGTTTTCGCTAAAAGTTACTGAGATGATTATGCGGCCAGCCAACAAGGATTATCCGTTTGGATATGCGATTTATGAGCCAATGTTCAACCTCGGCAAGGGCTTGGTTATCTTCACTGTTTGTCTGCTTGCGTTGTATTCTTCGATAGAAGCTCTCTTCCATGGTGGGCGTGAGATCGCAGCAGGTATTGCTTTTTTTTATGCGGTATCGACTGCTGTCGTATGTCTGGTGATTGCCAGAATTCTTTACCATTATGCAAAGCGATGTGAGTCGCCGATTGTTTCAGTTGATGCCAAGAACTGGATTCTTGATGGTATCCTAAGCGCCGTGATTGGAGGCGCTCTGCTTGTTGTGTATCTGTTGGAGGAGTCGCGATTTAAAGCCTGGTTGCCTTATGCTGATCCAGTCGCGGTTATTTTGCTCGTTATGTTGTTCCTGCCGATCCCTTACCGGATCATTCGTGACAACTGGGCTCAGGTGCTTGGGCGAAATACTGATCCTGAAATACGAGGATTGTCGGAAGAAGCTGTCCGTGAATGCTTCCATGGCAAACCAGTCCAGGAAACCGAGATTCGGGCTCTGCGGGCGGGGCGTTTTATCTACCTTCAGGTCTTCATTGTCGTAGCCAGGGATGAAGCCTGGCCCAGAAAGGTTCGAGATGAGGATGAGTATCGTGAAACACTCCGTCGTCGTTTGGGTGAGAAGTTTCGATATCTGATCATCGATGTGGTCTTCACCACGGATGAGAAATGGATCAATCAGGTCCCCGAGGTTGAATCTTAAAAGGTCTCACTTTTGTAACAGATTCCTGAAAATCACGGTGTACTCCACTATAGAATTGCTCTGAGGTATGGAAAATCCTAGTGTCACACGTCGTTTATGTTTGGACGTTCTACACTTTTTTCAGGCAAAAGCATTGGTTTTGCCGCACTGCTACTTACACCCGCTCTCAGTCCGGCTTTCGATGTCGTCCTTGATTATTCCGACGACATTGCTGGGCGTAACTTTTTCGGTGGAAATGCGACAGCGACAGCAGCACTTGAGGCTGCAGCCACTGCAGTGAGCAACGCCATCACGACGCAACTGGGGGCGATTACCACGGATCCTGTTACCGGAACGAATGGTTCGACCTCATATACGATCAATCCAAACTATATTTACAGCAATCCGGAGACAGGGGTGACTACTACCCTCAACAATGCAACCTCACCTCTAAATGAGTATCGCGTCTATGTCGGCACACAGTTGTTGACTGGTTCGACGCTTGGTCAGGGAGGGCCAGGAGGTAGGGGAGTCAGTACTTCAGGCGGCGGTTTTGAGTCTGAATGGATTGGAGCAGTCAGTGCTGCAGAGTCTGCATTTAATGCTCAATACAATCGTGGCGGTCCGATTTTCTCCACTTTTAATTTTGCCCCTACACTTGGGAGCACTACTGCAAATGCCACTATTAATATGGGGGGCACCCTGGGCAACCTTTGGTTTGACGTTGATACTGATAATGACCTCGATTTTGATACAAGCACAGAGCTGAGCGATTTTTGGCATTTCGACCATACCACCCCGGTAGAGAGCGGCAAAATTGACTTTTATTCAGTGGCCCTGCATGAACTCATCCATGCGGTTGGTTTTGGGTTGATTGACTCCTGGGATGATCTTGTTAGCGGAACCGATTGGACGGGGCCCGAAGTGATTGCTCTACTTGGGACAGGAACTGATGTGCTTGATCCGGACCAGAGCCATATCAAGGCAGGCACGATGGGGTTGAGTATTGTAGATGACAGCCCTCAGGAGGCAATTATGGACCCCGACATCACTGCTGGAACACGTAAGCAAATCACCGATGTTGATCTCGCCTTCCTACAGGACATGGGATTTTCGGTTGTTCCGGAACCCGGCCACTACGCTGTATGGGCTGGTGTGCTGTCGCTGCTGGTCATGTTGGTGTTTCGTCGCAGGAGCGTGCGCTGATCATTTCCTTAAGGGCCTTGGAACGACTTTCATTGCCTGCGCTTTCGTTAAACTTCAGCCTTCTCTCTTCGGCCTTCATGCTTCTTACTCGGTTAAATGTCAGAATCACCATTCGACACCATTGAGGAAGCACTCAGCGAGATCGCCGCGGGGCGCGCTGTCGTTGTGACCGATGACGAGAATCGTGAGAACGAGGGTGATTTGATCTTTGCTGCGAGCAAGGTCTCGCCGGAGCTGGTTAACATGATGGTGCGTTATGGCAGTGGCGTCGTTTGTGTGCCAATGCTGCCTCACCATCTGGACCGTTTGGGTATTGCACCGATGGTCAGGCACAATCGCGAAGCCATGCGGACGGATTATGCAGTCAGTGTGGACGCCGCGGAAGGAATCACCACAGGCATCAGCGCTTACGACCGCGCTATGACCATTCGAGCCTTGGCTGACCCCAAGGCAAACCCCAGCGATCTTGTGCAGCCGGGCCATGTATTTCCACTTCGTGCCAAGCCTGGCGGTGTGCTCCAGCGGGCTGGCCACACCGAGGCCGCTGTCGACCTTGCCAGCCTGGCCGGACTTTTTCCTGCCGGTGTTATCTGTGAGCTGGTCAAGGAGGATGGCGACATGATGCGCCTGCCTGATTTGGTGGAGTTTAAGGAGAAATTTGGCCTTAAACTCATTTCAATCGCAGACCTGATTCATTACCGTCACAAGCGGGACTGTCTGGTTGAACGATTGGCGACTTTACCTTTTGAGAGCGAGTTCGGCACATTTGACCTACATGTCTTCAGAAATTTCCTCGATGATCGCAGGCATTTTGCTCTCAGCCTTGGGGATTTGGATGAAAACCCGACGCTTGTCCGTGTCCAAAGCGAAAATTTGCTCGGTGATGTCTTTCGGGGAAGCAAATTCCATGGGCATAGTTCGCTTGAGGCGGCCATGGCCCGTATCGCCGAGGAAGGACATGGTGTCGTGCTTTACATCGAGCAACCAAACGGCGGCATTCGTATCGAAAAGACCGACTCGGGCCAAAAGCTGGCGGTTGGGCCAATGCACATGGACTTTCGTGACTATGGTATCGGTGCCCAGATACTAGCTCAACTGGGCCTCAAGAAGATCCGGTTACTGATGACCAAGCCACGCAATGTTGTCGCCCTTGATGGCTACGACCTGGAAATCGTTGAGCAGATTTCTTTGGGGAAGTAGGTTCAGGAAAGATTGACCTTTGCATAAAAGGTGATTCCAAGCATGCTACCAATTATGAGTCTAGATAGACCAAACGCGCCAGAGATCGATGGATCAGACCTTTTCTTTTGCATTGTCGCAGCTCGCTACAACCCCGAGCTGGTCGATGCTTTAATTCAACGTACCACCGCGACACTACAGGAGTCCGGTGTTCGTGAAGCCAACATCAAAGTCATGCGGGTGCCGGGATCAAATGAGCTGCCTTACGGCGTCTACATGCATGCCCTCTCGCGCCAATACGACTGCGTCATTGCGCTTGGGATTGTCATCGCTGGCGAAACCGACCATCACAGTGTCATTGCTGATTCTACTGCCGATGCCTTCCACAAAATTGGCATGGAAACCGAAGTTCCGGTGATCAATGGTGTTGTTACCGTTGGCAACATGGAGCAGGCGGTGGCGCGAACCACAGGCGATGTCGATCGTGGAGCGGAGTTTGCCAGAGCTGCTCTGGAAATGGCCTGGCACAAACTGCGCTTGGTCGAAATGATCGATGAGATCGAAGAAGATCTCCTTACTGACGATGATGACGACGATGATTTAGAAACGCTTTTTCGTAAAAACTAAAATATTTCCCAATGTCAGACGAACCCACTATCACGGAGTCTTCGGTGCCGGAAGAGCCAGAAGAACCAGCAAAGCCAGCCAGCAAGCGCCGCCAGAACCGCGTGGCTGCAATGCAGTTCCTTTACATGATCGAGATGAATCCATCGAACGATCACAAGGCTTCGGTCATGACCTTTTTCACGAATCAGGATCATCCACGCGAGTATTATGCTTTTGCGGAAGAGCTCGTCTGGGGCGCGCTGGAAGGCCTGGATGACGTTGACGAGACTATCCGCAAGCATGCCAAGAACTGGACCTTTGATCGCATTGCCAAAGTAGACCTGGCGATCCTCCGGCTTGCGATCCACGAGCTGCTGCACCGACGCGATATTCCGCCGATTGTTTCGATCAATGAAGCCATCGATCTGAGCAAGGAATTCTCCGGTCCGGATTCCCGCCGTTTTGTGAACGGTATACTCGATCGCCTGAAGGAGAACCTCGACCGCCCTTTGCGTTCGGCTGCTGATTAGACTGCAATAGCCAATCGCAGGTTTATCTGGACTTCTGCCTTCTCACTTCTTTCTTCTGACTATTTCCAGTCATGCGTTCATTTTTCTCAAAGTTCAAAGACGGTCTGAAGAAGACCACGCCGACGTTTTACAAGATATTCGGACGAGTCGGTGGTATCTTTTCAGGCAAGAAACTCGATGCGGCCAGCCTCGAAGAGCTGGAAGAAGCACTTTACGGTGCGGACTTCGGGGTCGAGACCACGATGGAGATCATCGAGGAGATCCAGGCAGCCTACAAAAAAGACAAGGATCTTCGTGGTCAGGATGCAGCCAGGATCGGGGCTTCTGTTCTCGCCCGCGTGCTTGAAGGAGCAGAGCCGACGGAAGACTGGCTGGGGTCTGCCAGACCAGAGGTCATCTGCCTCATTGGCGTCAATGGTTCTGGAAAGACGACCACCACGGCCAAACTGGGCTGGAAGTTCAAGGAAGACGGCAAAGACGTTGTCCTCGCCGCCTGTGATACCTTCCGTGCAGCCGCCAATGAGCAGATTAAAACCTGGGCCGAGCGGCTCGATTTGCGTCTCGTATCCAGTCATCATAATGCAGACGCCGCCGCAGTTGCCTTTGATGCCTATCAGGCTGCAAAGGACAAGGACGTGCTGATTGTCGATACGGCCGGCCGGCTTCACACCAAGAGCAATCTTATGGAGGAGCTGAAGAAGATTCGCCGTGTATTACAAAAGCATGATGAATCCGCGCCGCATCATTCCTGGTTGGTTGTTGATGGTTCGCTCGGTTCCAACTCGATTGAACAGGCGCGCAAGTTTCACGAAGCCTTCGGCCTGACCGGACTTATCATAACCAAACTTGACGGGACCAGCCGTGGTGGTGCCATCGCCGGTATCTACCGTGAACTTGGGATTCCAATCTACTTCGTCGGGCTGGGGGAGCAAAAAGAAGATCTACAACCCTTCACCGTAAAGAATTACTGTAACGCGATTTTTGGTCTGGAAGAAGCGTAGTTTACTGGAATCTCATAAAATATTATTCATAGAGTTCAAAGCTAAGCACATTTTTTGACGGAATTAACAGAATTACATGAATTTGAGAGTGCGGGTTAAGCAATTCCCTAAATTTTGTTAATTCTTTCTGTATATCTTTACATAATTATTTTCATTATGGTCGAACAATTGACAGTTGAGTTAGGGGAGCGCAGTTACCCGATTGTTTTTTTTGGAGGAGCTGATGCGGGTGTTTTTGTTTTGGAGAAGATTCGGCAAACTGGTCGTTCGGTAACCGCTCTGGCTGATTCAAAAGTGTGGGATTTGCATTTCCCTAAGAACGATGATCTGCTTTGCCTGAAGATTGAAGGGGGCGAAGCATCCAAGTCCATCACTTGCTTCGATAATGCCTGTGAGTTCCTTGCAACAAACCGAATCGCGCGCGATGGCGGATTGATTGCGATAGGCGGTGGAGTCGTTGGAGACCTCGCCGGCTTTGTGGCTGCATCCTATCTGCGCGGCATTGATTTCTATCAAGTGCCAACCACCTTGCTGGCCATGGTTGACAGTTCCGTTGGTGGTAAAACCGGGATCAACATCAAGGCGGGCAAAAATCTTGTCGGTGCATTCTGGCAACCCCAGGTAGTATACATTTGCACTGAGTTTTTAAAAACACTGCCGCCTGAAGAGTTTTCCGCTGGCATGGCCGAGGTCATCAAATACGGAATGCTTTACGATGCAAAGTTGTTCGATCAACTCGAAGCACTGGAGCATGATTTGACTTGGGACCATCCCGAGCTAAGTGCCGTGGTTCGGCGCTGCTGTGAAATTAAAGCCGAGATCGTTAAAGCCGACGAAAAAGAAACAGCGTCCAGCGGTGGTCGTGCTTTGTTGAACCTTGGACACACCTTTGCACATGCCATTGAAAACGTGGCAGGTTATGGCACTTACCTGCATGGGGAAGCCGTGGCTATTGGTTTGGTTCTCGCCGCAAAGCTTTCCGTTCGTCTGGTTGAAGCGGGTCGTTCGGGTTTCGCTGTCAGTGATGAAGATGTGATACGCTGCCATGCCTTGATTGAACGCTATCGTCTGCCGACAGATTTACGCATATCATTGCATCGCGTAGCGGGTGACCTTGCTGCACCAAAGCTTTCGATTGAAGCTTTGCTTGATGCCATGCGCCGCGATAAAAAAGTGCGCTCCGGTAAGCTCCGCTTCGTCGCAATGGAAAAGATCGGCAACGCTGTAACCGTGGATGATATTCCTGAGGGTTGGATCCGTGATATTTGGTCCGAGGCTGGTGCGGAATAAAAGACCGTTTTTAGCCACAGAGGCACAGAGAACAAAGAGCCAGTAAATATCACAAAACTTGTGGCGAAGTGATCTACTTAAAAATCGCTTCACTTACTTTGTGGTTTTCGTCGCGTTAGAACTCTGTGCTCTCTGTGTCTCTGTGGTTAAATTACTGTGTAGGAGAGCTGTATGACTACTCCAATACGGTGATCAAGTCGTTAAAGCATTATGATGATTTGCAAAAACGAAGTGCTATATTCTCTTCCGCAAAGCACTACTGATTAACGGCTTGCCATCGTGGGGCTTTCTTTGGAAAGCTAAGGATGCTGGATGGTGATCCGCTTTTGCCCTTCGGCTTCACTCTTATTGGTAATGGCAGGGGTCGACGAGACCATAGTACGTGAGTATTTTGAGATGAACGGATTTCTGGTCCGGCAGCTCAGGAAGTATCAGGTACAGTCGCGGGCCAAGAAGACGGATGAGGAGATCGATTTGATGGTCTTCAACCCGACCTGGAACAAGTCGAGTAGCCAGCCGGGCTTCTTGTTATTTTCCAATGAACTGCCATTGGTTCACCGGGCGGTGGTCAGCATCAAGGCATGGCACAGCCAGAAGTTTACGCCTGGGACCTTACGCGGCAGTGCCGATATTTTTCGTTTTTTGGAGCGTGATGTGGTCAAGCGGGCAGACGAGCTTTTTAACATCTCAGATGAGCAGCAGGAGGAAATGGGCCCCTGTATGAAGATTCTTGTTCTCCCCGGACTTCCAACCCATGAGCCGCACAAGTCGGAAAGTGTGGCTCTTTTGAAAAAGGCGGGTGTTGATGCAATTGTCTCCTATCGCGGCATTTTGCAGGATATCGTCAGTAAGCTGGAGGTGAATCACAATTATCAGAAGTCAGACTTGCTTCAAACCATTCGCATCCTCAAAAATTACGACATGATCAAGCCGCCTCAGATGGAGCTTTTTAAGGGATAAGCGAATGTCCGATAATTTTGCACTTATTGATCCGACTGCGAAACTGGGGGCAGCTTGTTCCATTGCTGCCTTTGCGGTGATCAAAGCCGGAGTTACTCTGGCTGATCGAGTCACTGTCGATCACCATGCTGTGATTGGTGGGTTACCGCAGGACCTGCATTTTGATTCAGCGACAGATAGCGGCGTGATAATTGGCGAAGGCACGGTTATCCGTGAAGGTGTTACCATCAACCGTGCCACGAAGCCAGGTGGGAACACCGTGGTTGGTGCGAACTGCTTTCTTATGGCCAACAGCCACCTCGGTCATGATGTGCAACTGGGTGATCATGTGATTTTGGCCAATGGCGTCCTGCTCGGCGGGCATATTATTGTCGAGGATCATTGTTTCCTTGGAGGTGCGGCTGTCTTTCATCAATACATCAGAGTGGGAGAGGGTGCGATTATCAGTGGTGGTTCGCGCATGGCTCACGATGTTCCGCCTTTTGCCCTGGCATCCGACTATAGCCGTATACGTGGTTTGAACCTGATTGGCATGAAGCGCCGTGGTTTTTCCCAGGAAGAAATCAGCGATGTCAAAGCCTGTTACAAGGCTGTCTATTTCCAACCTGGCGATCCGGCGCGAAAAGCAAAAGCAGCGCTTGATTCCGGTTTGTTCAAAACCAGCAGAGGCGAGCACTTCCTGCGCTTCTTTGAATCGGGCAAACGCGGATTTATCCGTTCGGATAACGAGCGCGGATGAATGAAAGGCAGTAAGAAGTAAGTAGGCAGAATTAAGCAGTCATTTCCAGATCTTCTGCCTTCTCTCTTCTTACTTCACACTCTATATTTCTCTCATGTCTTTACCAATCGCAATAACCTGCGGAGATCCGGCTGGAGTTGGTCCGGAAATTATTGCTGATTGGTTGCGGCAGAACTCGTATCAACAGGATGCTGTTTGTTTAATCGGCCCGCAGTCATGGTTGTCTGGTTGTGAGCACAAACATGCTAAAGTCGTTGGCTCCGCTGATTTTGTCGCAACTCCAGGTGAGCCGACAGTTGCTGGTGCGGAGATCGCGCGGGATGCACTTGAGGAGGCCGCCTATGGTTGTCGCCAGGGACGTTACAGCGCAGTGGTTACTGCGCCGATCAGCAAAGCCTGGATGCAGCAGGCGGGTTTCGCCTATCCCGGGCATACCGAATTCTTTGCAGACCGTTGGTTTGGCGAGCCATCAATGGCGTTCGCTGGAGGAAAGATGCGAGTGGTCCTTGCCACCTGGCATATTCCGCTGAGTGAAGTGCCGAATCACATGAATCAGGAGACGATTGAGCGGGCGGTGAAAAATGCTTCATTCCTTGCTGAGCGTCTGGGCGCCGTCTCGCCACGCATTGGTGTTTGCGGGCTCAACCCGCATGCTGGAGAAGGTGGCTTGCTTGGGTTTGAAGAACAGGGTGTGATTGATCCGATTCTCGATGATCTGCGCGGGATATATCATGGCCTGTCAAAGTGCCTGCCCTCTGACACCTTATTCTGGAGGCATCTGCAGGGCGACTTTGATGTCGTGGTTGCGCTCTATCATGATCAGGGATTGGGGCCACTCAAGACAGTGGATTTCGAAAGTGCAGCCAACCTTACCTTGGGCCTGCCCTTTGTCCGCACCAGTCCGGATCACGGAACCGCCTTTGACATAGCAGGTAAGGGCATCGCCAAAACGACCAGCTTCAGCAACGCAGTTGCTCTCGCCAAACGCTTGTCGCTGAGCATGTAGTGAAAGATAAATTGAAATAATGAATGAGAAGAAAATAATTAGTGCGCTGGTGGTATTCCAGCTGTTCTTCATCGTTGTCGGATGGTTATTTACTCATTACTTTGTGAAAATAAATGGAAGGAACATTCCAGGAATGGCAGATGAGCTTTGGCCTGCATCTGTGTTATTTGTTAAAGGATACTTTTTGTGGTTCATATTGGTTAGCCTGATGGTGTTCGGGTATTTCATATATGAGCAGTTAAATGAAATGAAGAAGGAAAAATCGATGCTTAAGCACTACTTGATTTCTGGATTGTTTTTGGGCATTTGTTTGGTAGTTGCCGGAAAAGGAATAATAGGTGCAGTTAATGGACCACAATATACTTTAATCAATGTTGATGAAGAGAAGGCTCAACTAGATAGATCGCACAACTCCGAGTAGCTACACTATTCTTCGTGTATGACTTCTAACATTCAGCAATGAAAACGGAATTTATCGAAGTTGAGCCCAAGACGGGATTGCTGATTGGGTCCGTTATGATTCTCGCTGGAATTCTTTTCACCGGCTGGAAAATAAATCGAATTTTCGTTGAGCTATCGACTTATTCATGGATTCAGACAACTGCTGAAATGCACTCAGCTGAATTCGATACGCAGACAAGAAGCTCGGGATCAGGTGTAAGCTATCATGGCGATTTCAACTACAGCTACTTCGTCGACGGGCAAGAATATTTTGGCAACCGATACGATGCTAAAGGTCGGATGCAAACCGGATTGAAGAAACAGGCAAGGGAGTTTGAAGAAAACCTAAAGGTGAGCGCATCAGTTCCCGTATACTATGATCCAGAGGATCCATCCAGTAGCTTGTTGAAGAAAGGAATTACTGAGGATACTTCTGTTAGGTTTGTCTTTAGTTTATTTCTAGTGGGCGTTGGATTATTTACTATCCGTTACCAATTAAAGCGCATGGCTAAACAGGATCCCGGGCAACACTCGCCGATCCAGAGACCACCTTTTGCTTAATCAGTCGGTTTGAAATATCAGGCCATATCGAACCCATGAGTATTTGCCGGAGGCCTCCTTGATCCTGGTACCTGCGCGAGCGAACCAGCCATGACGTGTTCCCCAAAACAGCCGAGAGCCATAGCACATCGTTCACTCCCAGGGACTCAATCCCCATATGTTCCATCCCATACAGAACTAAGAACATCATCTACAATTTCATCGTAGTAATCAGGCATGTAAATATTAAGCCTCGTAAGCATCAACTCATACTCGTCCGAGCTAGTACTATCTATTTCGTAAGCCTTTTGAGTGACTTTGGTATAACTGCCCCAAAGTGCCTCATTTGTAAAAAAGGCCGTAAAACTATCTCCGTCAGAAAGACCGAGTCCGGAAAAGTCTTTATCTATCACTGTAAAAAAACAAATGTAGACCCCGCTGCTGTAACCATGATCGATATGAAGCCTTTGAGAGCCTGAAGTTCCGGCTGATTGCAGCCAAGGTTCGACATAGAATTGAGTTACTTCACTATCAGAGCCATAGCTAATGTCTCCATCATGGTAGGACGAAACGTAAAAGGCATTAGGTGGTGTGGAAATTTCAACTTCACTACCCGAACCAAACGAATCTTCACCATAACCATATTCGTTACCATGATAATGATTAACTTTTACAGAATCATAATCGCCATCACCATCAAGATCACCATTCAATGAGAGTCGTGCGTCAAATGATTTCATGTATATTTCATTATCCTGGTGTTCAGTTTTTATTTTTTCGAGGTCATCTTTATCAATGGCTCCTTTTGTATAGATGCAGGTGTAGCCATTGATTTCTAAATAGTAAACGTATAGGTCGTCATCTGTCGTTGCCACTAAGCCAGAGTAGATAGCTAAAGATAATAATATTAGTAGGTGTTTCATGGTTTTTCGAATTTAAAATTAACAGTTGTTGGATATCAAAGCCGATGAAAATGGCGTCCTCTAATTTCCCTAAAGGTATACAAATATAGCTCGGAAT
The Rubellicoccus peritrichatus DNA segment above includes these coding regions:
- the lpxA gene encoding acyl-ACP--UDP-N-acetylglucosamine O-acyltransferase — encoded protein: MSDNFALIDPTAKLGAACSIAAFAVIKAGVTLADRVTVDHHAVIGGLPQDLHFDSATDSGVIIGEGTVIREGVTINRATKPGGNTVVGANCFLMANSHLGHDVQLGDHVILANGVLLGGHIIVEDHCFLGGAAVFHQYIRVGEGAIISGGSRMAHDVPPFALASDYSRIRGLNLIGMKRRGFSQEEISDVKACYKAVYFQPGDPARKAKAALDSGLFKTSRGEHFLRFFESGKRGFIRSDNERG
- the pdxA gene encoding 4-hydroxythreonine-4-phosphate dehydrogenase PdxA gives rise to the protein MSLPIAITCGDPAGVGPEIIADWLRQNSYQQDAVCLIGPQSWLSGCEHKHAKVVGSADFVATPGEPTVAGAEIARDALEEAAYGCRQGRYSAVVTAPISKAWMQQAGFAYPGHTEFFADRWFGEPSMAFAGGKMRVVLATWHIPLSEVPNHMNQETIERAVKNASFLAERLGAVSPRIGVCGLNPHAGEGGLLGFEEQGVIDPILDDLRGIYHGLSKCLPSDTLFWRHLQGDFDVVVALYHDQGLGPLKTVDFESAANLTLGLPFVRTSPDHGTAFDIAGKGIAKTTSFSNAVALAKRLSLSM
- a CDS encoding DUF3592 domain-containing protein, whose product is MKTEFIEVEPKTGLLIGSVMILAGILFTGWKINRIFVELSTYSWIQTTAEMHSAEFDTQTRSSGSGVSYHGDFNYSYFVDGQEYFGNRYDAKGRMQTGLKKQAREFEENLKVSASVPVYYDPEDPSSSLLKKGITEDTSVRFVFSLFLVGVGLFTIRYQLKRMAKQDPGQHSPIQRPPFA